In Caproicibacterium amylolyticum, a genomic segment contains:
- a CDS encoding MerR family transcriptional regulator, translating to MTIAEVSKKYDITPDTLRYYERVGLLPKIQRTSGGIRDYSQEDCNWVEYIKCMRSAGVSVETLIEYVALFHQGAQTIAVRKKLLLEQREQIAAKIAELNEVLARLDWKLDGYEDRMLKYEQEHLK from the coding sequence ATGACGATTGCAGAAGTAAGCAAAAAGTACGACATTACACCAGATACCCTGCGCTATTATGAGCGCGTTGGGCTGCTTCCGAAGATTCAGCGCACGTCCGGCGGTATTCGCGATTACTCACAGGAGGACTGCAACTGGGTCGAATACATCAAGTGTATGCGCAGCGCGGGCGTTTCGGTTGAAACACTCATTGAGTATGTTGCGTTGTTTCACCAAGGTGCCCAAACGATTGCGGTGCGAAAAAAACTGCTGTTGGAACAGCGTGAACAGATTGCCGCCAAGATTGCAGAACTAAATGAAGTCCTTGCCAGATTGGACTGGAAACTGGACGGCTATGAGGACAGAATGCTGAAATATGAACAGGAACACTTGAAATAA
- a CDS encoding NlpC/P60 family protein, whose amino-acid sequence MPEKEMWTAKCWPQVFKRAMITILAASCAVTVAVGPAFAEDDINTLKDKQAQYAQLQQQNNEKLVALRSDESKKAEYGATLQSQVAAIEEQINDCSNQITDLNLQMQQAENEISEKQKQIDADYAKLKERLRALYMAGEARNLQILLSSDNLADLSDKSEALQMVTEHDTTLINRLKADKAAVQKAKESIQQSREQAESVKTSFAGKQQELATALAETNQFLKEIGQQEVDLQDKNASLDVQAAKIAASIDTWTQQQEEKKKQQEAAAAAESSASQQQASSSSQSDSGQSSNSDSGSASTPTSSPSTSSGSFSSLIAEAEKHLGKPYVMGASGPDTFDCSSFVCWVFTHSGVYNLPRTTAQGIYNQCTPISVSEARPGDIVFFTDTYDCGETVTHVGIYTGSNTMIHAGNPVQYTSIDTSYWRKHFYAFGRL is encoded by the coding sequence TTGCCTGAAAAAGAAATGTGGACTGCAAAATGCTGGCCACAGGTTTTTAAGCGTGCTATGATTACAATCTTGGCTGCTTCTTGTGCTGTAACAGTGGCGGTTGGGCCGGCTTTTGCAGAGGACGATATTAATACATTAAAGGATAAGCAGGCACAGTACGCGCAGCTGCAGCAGCAGAACAATGAAAAACTGGTTGCACTGCGCAGTGATGAAAGCAAAAAAGCGGAATATGGTGCAACTCTGCAGTCCCAAGTTGCGGCCATTGAAGAGCAAATAAATGACTGTAGTAATCAGATTACAGACTTGAATCTGCAAATGCAGCAGGCGGAGAACGAAATCTCAGAAAAGCAGAAGCAAATAGATGCAGATTATGCAAAGCTGAAGGAGCGACTGCGCGCGCTGTACATGGCGGGTGAGGCACGTAATCTGCAAATCTTACTTTCCTCGGACAATCTTGCGGATTTGTCGGATAAATCCGAAGCGCTGCAAATGGTGACGGAGCATGACACGACCTTGATCAATCGCCTGAAAGCGGACAAAGCAGCTGTGCAAAAGGCGAAGGAATCTATCCAGCAGAGCCGCGAACAGGCAGAAAGCGTAAAAACCAGTTTTGCCGGAAAACAGCAGGAGCTTGCCACTGCACTGGCAGAAACAAACCAGTTCTTAAAAGAAATTGGTCAGCAGGAAGTGGATTTGCAGGACAAAAATGCATCACTGGATGTGCAGGCAGCAAAAATTGCGGCTTCCATTGACACTTGGACACAGCAGCAGGAAGAGAAGAAAAAGCAGCAGGAAGCTGCCGCTGCGGCAGAAAGTTCCGCAAGTCAACAGCAGGCTTCTTCTTCCTCACAGTCTGATTCCGGTCAGTCTTCCAATTCCGACAGTGGTTCTGCTTCCACTCCGACTTCTTCACCATCTACTTCCTCCGGTTCTTTTTCAAGTTTGATTGCGGAAGCGGAAAAGCATTTGGGCAAACCTTATGTGATGGGTGCTTCCGGGCCGGACACGTTTGACTGCTCAAGCTTTGTGTGTTGGGTCTTTACACATTCTGGTGTTTACAACCTGCCGCGCACCACGGCACAGGGAATTTACAATCAGTGCACACCAATTTCTGTTTCAGAGGCGCGGCCGGGCGACATTGTGTTCTTTACCGATACATATGACTGTGGTGAAACTGTTACACACGTTGGTATTTATACTGGCAGCAACACTATGATTCATGCTGGAAATCCGGTGCAGTATACTTCCATTGATACTTCTTACTGGCGCAAGCATTTTTATGCTTTTGGCCGTTTGTAA
- a CDS encoding YhgE/Pip domain-containing protein, translating into MKKITAALLHFWETLFHGLRAGIHPVFLVFHHDVKLVFKNISTIIIAAGLAFLPSLYAWINIYACWDPYANTGNLPVAIVSKDQGAVYNGKVMNAGDEILAELKKNKSIGWDFVDEWQANYGLNQGKYYAMIEVPDNFSARLLTLTSSTPQKPVITYRTNQKLNSIATKITDAAKTKLVENIKSNFVKTVTSEVINTVKTEMKTTSLDASKIKELKTTLSQANETITTLKKYISTASTDSANFQIYLNKSSALLPKVNAQMSNLQNILSADRELAQNTETTIRSVSTNLNTDMQQVNLINQKNQQMLALLQQANANAISKDTLALMQQTTSICNAADALLQSDRTTLNALSQSYNLPALSLAADSLQYVDKLILNERDTLKQQMAILSVDASKEKTAKALTVLSKLSDSIADQLTALSARLATDTQPVLNSLISNFSLQLGNAGKIAQAENTLLPQMNALAAFNTASGQITSSQAAQLNKTLTTVQESLNTLLTKVGTITEEDLDYVTDLITNHPGEIADFISSPVTVKEVDIYNSSTFGVGVAPFYTVLAIWIGALLSCALLTVNFEPKQIGGWKLNLVQKHFGKMLMFLCLSLLQSMIIVLGDVFLLGVHPADFQLLLGLTALTSVTFTILIFTLVSLFGNVGKAIAVVMMVFQIAGAGGIYPIQTNPQIFGMLAPLWPFSYAIDYFREAIAGPVWSSVQHNVRAMFFFIVGFLLLAIFKKPFHLFTEKMEKIYKKAQI; encoded by the coding sequence ATGAAAAAGATTACGGCAGCGCTGCTGCATTTTTGGGAAACACTTTTTCATGGCCTGCGTGCAGGTATACATCCGGTTTTTCTGGTTTTTCACCATGACGTAAAACTTGTGTTTAAAAATATCTCCACAATTATCATAGCGGCGGGGCTGGCGTTTTTGCCGTCTTTGTATGCGTGGATCAATATTTATGCCTGCTGGGACCCCTACGCCAACACCGGCAACCTGCCGGTAGCGATTGTCAGCAAAGATCAGGGCGCGGTTTACAATGGTAAGGTAATGAATGCCGGTGATGAGATTTTAGCCGAGCTGAAAAAAAACAAATCTATCGGCTGGGATTTTGTAGACGAGTGGCAGGCAAATTATGGGCTGAATCAGGGCAAATACTACGCCATGATTGAGGTGCCGGATAATTTTTCCGCACGCCTTTTAACCCTGACTTCCTCTACGCCGCAAAAGCCGGTCATTACTTACCGTACCAATCAGAAACTGAACTCGATTGCCACCAAAATTACAGATGCTGCAAAAACCAAGCTGGTGGAAAATATAAAGTCGAATTTTGTGAAAACAGTGACCAGTGAGGTCATTAACACAGTCAAAACGGAGATGAAAACAACCAGCTTAGACGCTTCCAAGATAAAGGAATTAAAAACGACACTGTCACAGGCAAATGAAACCATTACCACGCTGAAAAAGTATATTTCGACAGCCAGTACAGATTCTGCAAATTTTCAGATATACCTTAACAAAAGTTCCGCACTGCTGCCAAAGGTCAATGCACAAATGAGCAATTTACAAAACATTTTAAGTGCAGACCGCGAGCTGGCGCAGAATACAGAAACGACGATCCGTTCTGTATCGACAAATTTGAATACTGATATGCAGCAGGTGAACCTAATCAATCAAAAAAATCAGCAGATGCTGGCACTGCTGCAGCAGGCCAACGCAAATGCCATCAGCAAAGATACACTTGCCCTTATGCAGCAGACCACAAGCATCTGCAATGCGGCAGACGCGCTTTTGCAGTCAGACAGGACAACACTGAATGCACTCAGCCAAAGCTACAATTTGCCCGCACTTTCGCTGGCGGCAGACAGCCTGCAGTACGTGGATAAACTGATTTTAAATGAACGGGATACGCTCAAACAGCAAATGGCGATTCTTTCTGTGGATGCTTCAAAGGAAAAGACTGCCAAAGCATTGACAGTGCTTTCAAAGCTGAGTGACAGTATCGCGGATCAACTGACCGCGCTTTCTGCGCGCTTGGCAACAGACACACAGCCGGTGCTGAACAGCTTGATCAGCAATTTCAGCTTGCAGCTGGGGAACGCCGGTAAAATTGCACAGGCAGAAAATACCCTGCTGCCGCAGATGAATGCACTGGCGGCGTTCAACACGGCAAGCGGACAGATTACCTCCAGCCAGGCGGCACAGCTGAACAAAACGCTGACAACGGTACAGGAAAGCCTAAACACTCTGTTGACCAAAGTCGGTACGATTACCGAGGAAGACCTTGATTATGTGACAGACTTGATTACCAACCATCCGGGGGAGATCGCCGATTTCATTTCTTCGCCGGTCACAGTGAAAGAAGTGGATATTTACAATTCCAGCACATTTGGTGTTGGTGTGGCTCCGTTTTACACAGTGCTGGCCATCTGGATTGGTGCACTGCTGAGCTGCGCGCTGCTGACGGTGAACTTTGAGCCAAAGCAAATTGGCGGCTGGAAGCTGAATCTGGTGCAGAAACATTTTGGCAAAATGCTGATGTTCCTGTGTCTGTCGCTGCTGCAGTCCATGATTATTGTACTGGGAGATGTATTTCTGCTGGGCGTGCATCCCGCGGATTTTCAGCTGCTGCTGGGGCTTACGGCGCTGACCTCCGTCACATTTACGATTCTAATTTTCACACTGGTTTCGTTGTTCGGCAACGTTGGTAAGGCGATTGCAGTCGTGATGATGGTGTTTCAGATAGCGGGTGCGGGCGGAATTTATCCGATTCAGACCAATCCGCAGATTTTCGGAATGCTGGCGCCGCTGTGGCCGTTTTCTTACGCGATTGACTATTTCCGCGAGGCGATTGCCGGGCCGGTTTGGAGCAGTGTGCAGCATAATGTGCGGGCAATGTTTTTCTTCATTGTCGGATTCCTGTTGCTTGCCATTTTCAAAAAACCATTTCATCTGTTTACTGAAAAAATGGAGAAGATTTATAAGAAAGCGCAAATTTGA
- a CDS encoding MFS transporter codes for MEEETQSKNKLMNRDFVLLWQGTAVSTIGNVLYSIAIGIWVYNATGSTALMGVMSSFTYLIAFLLGPFAGVLTDRLNRRNILVVADAVRGVLMLGIAWFAFQNTLAVWQVLLVAFLAAVCNVFFTPASSTIAVQLVKSADLMRAQSMMQGTTSLIGLIGNAVSGFLIVVFGVPLMVMLNGISFLLSAVTEWFIRVPRQSGEGEKLSVKLVFEDFRLGLQYLKSKPGILQAFAAAFLMNLCAAGFGAVVYPWTQAKGMNVAEYGLFLGVESGASVVATLLLSAVRISPKYRYRIMAVNIVLSLACSITTMLLHGFLPCTVSNALSAFTNVTFNMVMSSALILMIDEQHRGKALGILTAITEGGVAGSMLLYGALSEIWGVQAVALAGAVLTVLPLILLLKNNPLRKALSEELKA; via the coding sequence TTGGAAGAGGAAACACAAAGCAAAAATAAATTGATGAATCGGGACTTTGTCCTGCTGTGGCAGGGAACTGCAGTGTCAACAATCGGAAACGTACTTTACAGTATCGCAATCGGAATCTGGGTGTACAATGCTACGGGTTCCACAGCCCTGATGGGTGTTATGAGCTCTTTTACATATTTGATTGCATTTTTGCTGGGGCCTTTTGCCGGTGTACTGACAGACAGACTAAACCGCAGAAATATTTTGGTTGTGGCAGATGCGGTGCGCGGTGTGCTGATGCTGGGAATTGCATGGTTTGCGTTCCAGAATACATTGGCGGTATGGCAGGTTTTACTGGTGGCATTTTTGGCTGCTGTCTGCAATGTCTTTTTTACACCGGCTTCCAGTACCATAGCGGTACAACTGGTGAAGTCGGCTGACTTAATGCGGGCGCAATCCATGATGCAGGGGACCACATCGCTGATTGGTCTGATTGGAAATGCGGTCAGCGGCTTTTTGATTGTTGTTTTCGGTGTGCCGCTGATGGTTATGCTCAACGGAATTTCTTTTCTGCTGTCTGCTGTAACAGAATGGTTCATCCGGGTTCCGCGGCAGTCGGGCGAGGGAGAAAAACTCAGTGTAAAGCTGGTTTTTGAGGACTTTCGGCTCGGCTTGCAGTACCTGAAATCCAAACCGGGTATTTTGCAGGCGTTTGCGGCGGCATTTCTGATGAATTTGTGTGCTGCTGGTTTTGGGGCGGTTGTATACCCTTGGACTCAGGCAAAGGGCATGAATGTGGCTGAATATGGCTTGTTTTTGGGGGTGGAAAGCGGTGCTTCTGTAGTGGCAACACTTTTGCTTTCCGCGGTGCGCATTTCACCGAAGTACAGATACCGTATTATGGCAGTCAACATTGTTTTATCGCTTGCCTGCAGCATAACCACGATGCTGCTGCATGGTTTTTTGCCCTGTACGGTTTCTAATGCGTTGAGTGCATTTACAAATGTGACATTTAATATGGTGATGTCGTCTGCGTTGATTTTAATGATTGACGAACAGCACCGGGGAAAGGCGCTGGGAATCCTGACGGCAATTACAGAGGGCGGTGTTGCGGGTTCTATGCTCCTTTACGGGGCATTGTCTGAAATCTGGGGAGTGCAGGCTGTTGCGCTGGCAGGAGCTGTTTTAACGGTGCTTCCGCTCATTTTGCTTCTAAAAAACAATCCGCTGCGAAAAGCACTTTCAGAGGAATTAAAAGCATAG
- a CDS encoding YhgE/Pip domain-containing protein has translation MNFHHIISVFRNDWKRIIRNPVAIIILIGLCIIPSFYAWVNIQACWNVYDNTQEIPVAVVNSDKGASFRGKQLNVGGQIVEQLKKNKKIKWVFTTTKDADLGLVDSTYYAAIEIPVDFSSKLLTVLTDHPQKPQITYKADTKANPVATKITSTANSTLVQQVTTEFISTVNEIAYHSINQLGSEAGKNTGDILKMKDSIVSLSRSMETVTATLSTVSSGSANLSELLKNLNTTMPAVQSSLDAAAKTNADDQKALAALQDSMDQSSQSVSTNLAFAKTSGQKIKLLFSSLNDTAVKLTEENINSTVPLINSQLSSLNDAIDATTAYLTQCRDYDYTSDIDTAISTLQQLNKDLTELKKALTQMQADTETLHNDTDALYKELNTAFAEAKVVLQKAAVELDSTIKTLNTIYQQYPNENLKSIIDSLKKIQTENLGEQASAAMDNILKTQPKADEIFNKLSVALKNYVVQVDAVSAKISTTVGNLQNFKTTMLTARTQQMTTLIAELQAVKPLVTDLQEQISKVRSQVIDSGDISKETANQINSLCSTMTAHLDRSIQFYNSSVKGSLKKMGGSITAAMQGTSEMITEAKKLSSQISVMLGDAQQGAELSSTFSTDLNSKLQQLQRVIGTVGGKLDVVNNEEIASLIGVMQNDPKLVGNYVSNPFEIKEEAIYPIPNYGTGMAPIYTTLALWVGCLVLNSVLKTDVAWFGGMEQLTLREKHFGKMLLFSTLAMVQALIVALGDIFLLKIYVLEPALFIFFCVYSSLVFSIITFTLASTLGNVGKALSIIYLILQVAGSGGSYPIQVDPPIFRILQPLFPFTYALSGLRESIAGTLAGAVTGDVVGLSIFAALFLIGGFLTVRPLHRRFQPFEIAFQKSGLGE, from the coding sequence ATGAATTTTCACCATATCATCAGTGTTTTCCGCAATGACTGGAAACGAATCATCCGCAACCCTGTAGCTATCATTATTTTAATCGGCCTTTGCATTATTCCATCCTTCTATGCGTGGGTGAATATTCAGGCGTGCTGGAATGTTTACGACAATACACAAGAAATCCCCGTAGCAGTAGTCAACAGCGACAAAGGTGCTAGTTTCAGAGGAAAGCAGCTAAATGTGGGTGGACAGATAGTAGAACAACTGAAGAAGAACAAAAAAATCAAATGGGTGTTTACTACCACAAAAGATGCCGACCTCGGCTTGGTGGACAGCACGTATTATGCAGCCATCGAGATTCCAGTGGATTTCTCTTCTAAACTGCTCACGGTATTGACCGACCATCCGCAGAAGCCGCAGATTACATATAAAGCAGACACCAAGGCAAATCCGGTTGCTACGAAAATTACTTCCACTGCAAACAGCACACTGGTACAGCAGGTGACGACTGAATTTATCTCGACGGTTAACGAAATTGCCTACCATTCCATTAATCAATTAGGCAGTGAAGCGGGCAAAAACACAGGCGATATTTTGAAGATGAAGGACTCCATTGTCAGTTTGAGCCGCAGTATGGAAACCGTTACCGCTACACTGTCAACGGTCAGTTCCGGTTCCGCAAATTTGAGCGAGCTGCTGAAAAATCTCAATACCACCATGCCTGCCGTGCAGAGCAGCTTGGACGCCGCAGCCAAAACAAATGCAGATGACCAAAAGGCACTGGCAGCACTCCAGGACAGTATGGACCAATCTTCCCAGAGTGTCAGCACAAATCTCGCCTTTGCAAAAACCTCCGGTCAGAAAATCAAGCTGCTTTTTTCCAGCCTAAATGACACAGCCGTGAAGCTGACAGAAGAGAACATCAACAGTACCGTTCCACTCATTAACAGTCAGCTCAGTTCACTGAACGATGCGATTGATGCAACAACCGCTTACCTGACACAGTGCAGGGACTATGACTATACTTCGGACATTGACACTGCCATTTCCACTTTGCAGCAGCTGAATAAAGACCTTACAGAGCTGAAAAAGGCCCTTACGCAAATGCAGGCTGATACGGAAACTCTGCACAATGACACGGATGCACTTTATAAGGAACTGAATACCGCTTTTGCGGAAGCCAAAGTTGTCCTGCAGAAAGCAGCAGTAGAGTTGGACAGCACCATCAAAACTTTGAATACGATTTATCAACAGTATCCAAATGAAAATCTGAAGTCCATTATTGATTCTTTGAAGAAAATTCAGACAGAAAACCTTGGTGAGCAGGCCTCTGCGGCGATGGACAACATTTTGAAAACACAACCCAAAGCGGATGAAATTTTTAATAAGCTGAGTGTTGCACTTAAAAATTACGTTGTGCAGGTGGATGCTGTTTCTGCGAAAATCAGCACTACAGTGGGCAACCTGCAGAACTTTAAAACGACTATGCTTACCGCGCGGACACAGCAGATGACTACGCTGATCGCAGAGCTGCAGGCAGTGAAGCCACTAGTAACGGATTTACAGGAGCAGATTTCAAAAGTGCGCAGTCAGGTGATTGACAGCGGTGATATTTCGAAAGAGACTGCCAATCAGATCAACAGTCTTTGCAGTACCATGACCGCACATTTGGACAGATCCATTCAGTTTTACAATTCCAGTGTAAAGGGCAGCTTGAAGAAAATGGGAGGCAGTATTACTGCTGCCATGCAGGGTACCAGTGAGATGATAACGGAAGCCAAAAAACTGAGCAGCCAGATTTCTGTTATGCTCGGGGATGCCCAGCAGGGTGCGGAACTTTCCTCTACCTTTTCCACTGACTTAAACAGTAAACTGCAGCAGCTGCAGCGTGTGATCGGTACAGTTGGCGGCAAACTGGATGTTGTAAATAATGAAGAAATTGCGAGCCTAATCGGCGTGATGCAGAATGACCCGAAGCTGGTAGGCAATTATGTTTCAAATCCATTTGAAATCAAGGAGGAAGCGATTTATCCAATTCCAAACTATGGCACCGGAATGGCACCGATTTACACAACACTTGCTTTGTGGGTCGGCTGTCTGGTGCTGAATTCTGTTTTAAAAACAGATGTGGCGTGGTTTGGGGGGATGGAACAGCTGACCCTGCGGGAAAAGCACTTCGGCAAAATGCTACTGTTTTCCACACTGGCAATGGTGCAGGCACTGATTGTTGCGCTCGGCGATATTTTCCTGCTGAAAATCTATGTGTTGGAACCGGCACTGTTTATTTTTTTCTGTGTGTATTCCTCACTGGTTTTCTCAATCATTACGTTTACACTGGCGTCCACACTTGGGAATGTGGGCAAGGCACTCAGTATTATTTATTTAATACTACAGGTCGCCGGCAGCGGCGGCTCCTATCCGATTCAGGTTGACCCGCCGATTTTTCGTATTTTGCAGCCGCTTTTCCCGTTTACCTATGCACTCAGCGGCTTGCGGGAATCTATAGCAGGTACATTGGCGGGAGCGGTGACCGGCGATGTTGTGGGACTGTCAATCTTTGCGGCACTGTTCTTAATTGGCGGATTCCTTACAGTTCGGCCGCTGCACAGAAGGTTCCAACCGTTTGAAATTGCCTTCCAAAAATCTGGGTTGGGAGAATGA
- a CDS encoding flavodoxin family protein, whose product MSKQVLVISASPRKGGNSDTLCDEFIRGAEAAGNRTEKIFLCEKNIHYCTGCGYCNSAHKCSQQDDMAEILNKMVNANVIVLASPVYFYTVDGQMKTIIDRSCPRYTEIAGKEFYYILTAADNSATSLERAVSGLRGFTLDCLPGTREQGILLGTGVWEKGAVKTTSFMKQAYDMGHNI is encoded by the coding sequence ATGAGTAAACAGGTACTTGTCATTTCCGCAAGCCCGCGAAAAGGCGGCAATTCCGACACACTGTGTGATGAATTTATCCGCGGTGCAGAAGCAGCGGGAAATCGGACAGAAAAGATTTTTTTGTGCGAGAAAAACATTCATTACTGTACAGGGTGCGGTTACTGCAACAGTGCCCACAAGTGTTCCCAGCAGGACGATATGGCAGAAATCCTGAACAAAATGGTGAATGCCAATGTAATCGTTCTGGCTTCTCCGGTGTATTTTTACACGGTGGATGGCCAGATGAAAACGATAATTGACCGCAGCTGCCCCCGCTATACGGAAATTGCCGGGAAAGAATTCTATTACATTTTGACTGCCGCTGATAACAGTGCGACAAGCTTGGAACGTGCTGTAAGCGGACTGCGCGGGTTTACACTGGACTGTCTGCCCGGTACACGCGAGCAGGGAATTCTGCTTGGAACCGGTGTTTGGGAAAAAGGTGCGGTCAAAACGACATCGTTTATGAAGCAGGCTTATGACATGGGGCATAATATCTGA
- the uraA gene encoding uracil permease, translated as MTVRSCRKTFDFGSFLLNILNFTRQIKHSVVLFMNGVGTLIYILMTKGKAPAYLGSSFAYISPATVVIAGTGLGYAYALGGFVVTGALFCVVALIIKFCGTKWIDVILPPAAMGAVIALIGLELAKNAAEMGGLVLHGDYTKIDPRNVIVFLITLCVAVFGSVLFKKFLSVIPILIAIIVGYVAANCFGLVEWGKVAAAPVFAIPQFQLAKFDWHAISVILPATLVVVSEHIGHQIVTGKIIGRDLIKNPGLHRTLMGDGLSTMLSGLVGSVPTTTYGENIGVMAMTGVYSVWVIGGTAVISIIISFFGKVSAVIQEIPQPVMGGVSFLLYGMIATSGIRLLVEQKVDYSRSRNLAMTSVILVTGLSGAFIQINEVKLSGMSLGACVAMLMGIIFWAIDKFHAANDYDDEPQEEAEADSPIVASESANSSK; from the coding sequence ATAACAGTAAGAAGCTGCCGGAAAACATTTGATTTCGGCAGCTTCTTACTGAATATACTTAATTTTACACGGCAAATCAAACATTCAGTAGTCCTCTTTATGAACGGTGTTGGCACATTGATTTATATTTTAATGACAAAGGGAAAAGCACCGGCTTACCTCGGTTCCAGCTTTGCATACATATCACCGGCAACAGTCGTAATCGCGGGAACCGGACTTGGTTATGCGTATGCATTGGGTGGATTTGTGGTGACCGGTGCCTTATTCTGTGTGGTGGCGCTGATTATCAAATTCTGCGGTACCAAGTGGATTGACGTGATTCTGCCGCCTGCGGCTATGGGCGCGGTCATTGCGCTGATTGGCTTGGAACTTGCGAAAAATGCTGCAGAAATGGGTGGCCTGGTTCTGCACGGTGATTATACGAAGATTGACCCCAGAAACGTTATCGTATTTCTGATTACGCTTTGTGTAGCAGTTTTTGGTTCTGTGCTGTTTAAGAAGTTTCTGTCCGTTATTCCAATTCTAATTGCAATTATTGTTGGCTACGTTGCCGCGAACTGTTTCGGTCTGGTCGAGTGGGGCAAAGTGGCAGCCGCACCGGTGTTTGCAATTCCGCAGTTTCAGCTTGCAAAATTTGATTGGCACGCAATTTCCGTGATTCTCCCCGCGACATTGGTGGTTGTTTCGGAACATATTGGGCACCAAATCGTGACCGGAAAAATCATTGGCCGCGACCTGATTAAGAATCCGGGCCTGCACCGCACGCTGATGGGTGACGGCCTTTCCACCATGCTTTCCGGTTTGGTGGGTTCCGTGCCGACTACTACTTACGGCGAAAACATCGGTGTTATGGCTATGACTGGCGTTTACAGTGTGTGGGTAATCGGCGGTACAGCAGTCATTTCCATTATCATTTCCTTCTTCGGCAAGGTTTCAGCCGTTATTCAGGAGATTCCGCAGCCGGTTATGGGCGGCGTCAGCTTCCTGCTTTACGGCATGATTGCCACCTCCGGCATTCGTTTGCTGGTGGAGCAGAAAGTGGACTACAGCCGTTCCCGCAACCTTGCTATGACCAGCGTGATTTTGGTCACCGGTCTTTCCGGTGCATTTATTCAGATTAACGAAGTGAAGCTGAGCGGCATGTCCCTTGGCGCCTGTGTTGCCATGCTGATGGGCATTATTTTCTGGGCAATCGATAAATTCCATGCCGCAAATGATTATGACGACGAGCCGCAGGAGGAAGCAGAAGCAGACAGCCCGATTGTTGCCAGTGAATCGGCAAATAGCAGCAAATAA
- a CDS encoding cupin domain-containing protein, which translates to MNSNDFDTQNLFGCGEPLPEMFSRYFVGQAYLHPLTDSVNTANVTFEPGCRNNWHIHHKGGQILLVTAGRGWYQAEGQPARELHPGDVVQISPEVKHWHGAAKDSWFAHIAVEVPKEGATNEWCEPVTNEEYSRLP; encoded by the coding sequence ATGAACAGCAATGACTTTGATACACAAAATTTGTTTGGATGCGGGGAACCGCTGCCGGAAATGTTTTCCCGTTATTTTGTTGGGCAGGCGTACCTGCATCCGCTGACGGACAGTGTCAATACTGCCAATGTCACTTTTGAACCGGGCTGCCGCAACAACTGGCATATTCACCACAAAGGCGGCCAAATTTTGCTGGTCACAGCGGGGCGCGGCTGGTATCAGGCAGAGGGGCAGCCCGCCAGAGAACTGCATCCAGGCGATGTTGTGCAGATTTCTCCGGAGGTAAAGCACTGGCATGGTGCGGCAAAGGACAGCTGGTTTGCACACATTGCGGTAGAGGTGCCGAAAGAGGGCGCCACGAATGAATGGTGCGAGCCGGTAACGAACGAAGAATACAGCAGGCTGCCGTAA
- a CDS encoding carboxymuconolactone decarboxylase family protein: MENKKVTAGRDRLGEFAPQFAELNDDVLFGQVWSRESQLSPRERSMITVAALMGAGVTDFAMKSHLQKAKENGITKEEMVEMITQLAFYAGWPRAWAVFPLAQEVYDDVK; the protein is encoded by the coding sequence ATGGAAAACAAAAAGGTTACTGCGGGGCGCGACAGACTTGGCGAGTTCGCGCCGCAGTTCGCAGAACTGAACGATGATGTACTTTTTGGGCAGGTGTGGAGCCGTGAAAGTCAGCTTTCTCCACGTGAGCGCAGTATGATTACGGTTGCAGCGCTGATGGGTGCTGGTGTAACGGATTTTGCTATGAAAAGCCACTTGCAGAAAGCAAAAGAAAATGGTATTACAAAAGAAGAGATGGTAGAGATGATTACACAGCTTGCTTTTTATGCAGGCTGGCCACGCGCGTGGGCGGTGTTTCCGCTTGCACAGGAAGTATACGATGATGTAAAATAA